Below is a window of Falco peregrinus isolate bFalPer1 chromosome 3, bFalPer1.pri, whole genome shotgun sequence DNA.
AGAGGAGAATGTTTTTCTTACCCGAGCTCAATGTAGTGGCCCTGTCAACTCCAAAGCTGCTGACATCCAAATCCTTTGGGTCTGGCACTTATTTTGGGTCGTTTCGAGCATTGGAGGAACATTTATTGAAAATTGACTTTCTGACCCTGACCTATGGCGAGTGCTTTGCATCAGGGCTTGCTGTTATAGTAGCAGATCTATGACCTTTCTGGACATTGGAGGAGTGGGAATAGGGCGGGTGATTGGGGTATGGATGATGCCTGAGCTgggtgctggcccaggctgcccctgtGGCTAGCATGGTAGTGATGGGCTCATGGGCTGAGCCACGGGGATGTAATACAAGTGGTTCCTTTTCTTCAAGACAGTCCTGAGCATGGCCCAGTGGAAAGCCACCACCTCGCAGGGCACTTTTAAACCTTTTCACCTCCCATGGACTTGGACATCACCAGCCAGTGTCtcaggccctgctgcctccagcagcttcaCCTTGACCCCGGTTTAATTTCCCTAATGAAGCCCAGCTGAGGGAAGCAGTGCTGAGCTGGGTAGCGGAAACCCCCTGCCTGCCAAGATCCATTAGCTTGGAAGCTGTAATTGCATGGATGAGAACTGCTCGAGCTGGCTAATCAGTGGTCCTCAGCATCCtgctgcgggcagggcagggcaaggggTGGCATGCGGCGGCATGCGGCAGGGGACACTGGGACCAGGACATTGTGCTGGGGTTTTCTCCTTGCCTTGAGGAGCCTCTGTCCATGGCCCAGCTTTGCATCAGATGCCTGGAGAGGGCTGCACAGAGGTCCTGGGGGCCCTGCGAGCGTGTCCCACCATCCCAACCATGGGAAGAGGCTGATGAAGGGGGTGCACGTGGCTTGCATGAAGTTCATACAGTGGAAAACTGTCTTTTTGGGCTTGCAatcctggctggggcagcagccccatccctcctgcagcaggtttGGGACAGTCCCTGACATCATTCCTGGGGACCAGGGGCTGTGAAGGACAGGTCCAGCATGCCGAGGGGGTCCTGCCAGTGGGCTCCCTCTGGCCTTGCTCCAACCATGCAGAACCTGCTGGGTCGAGGATAAAGTCTGGATGAATTTTCTCTTTTGGGACAAATCCAACCAGCTGCATCTTTGCTGTGATGGAGGCTGTGACGGATGGGGAGGCAGCCACAGGTCATGGGGTGGGAGCTGCCATCCAGCATGATTTGTGATTTCCCAGGCTGGCAAGATCACTGTTCCTCTCCCCTTCATCCCAACCATGCAAGGGAGAGCAGCCTCTTCattgctggggagggggtggggaacagGGGGCCATGCATGGCTGCGGGGCTCGGTGCACGCAGGGCATTAATGATCTAAGCAGCAGTAAATCCACATAAACACCAACTGTTCCCAAGATTTATTGCATGCGCCTGACCTGATACCATCAGTGCTGCATCTGGGGCAGCTTGGCTGGAAGGAGGTTTACATCAGTACTTCGGGAGTGGAGCAACATGGGGGCTTTTTTTGGGAACAACCGTGTTCCTAACACCTCCCCCTCTGCATGGGGAATGCCTGGAGATATTTCACAGGTCTTTATTAATAAATCTTTGTAAAGCTTgatgggctggggctgtgcttgctgcagccagggggtCCCCCCATGCCTGGTCCTGGCTGTGTGGTTATTGAGGGGTTTATGCTGGGCAGATGCAATTCTAGGGTGAAGGATGCTGGAGACAATCAAAGGGTTGCCCAGTATCCTTTGCTGCTTGCCTTGCTTTTGTACCACCAGCTTCACCTGCATGCAGGAGCTGTTCGGGAGCATCTTCTAGAGACTTGCAGACAAGCAAGAGAAGGGAAACTCATCCCATGTTAGGTCATGTTTCACCTCCTctgagcagcaggaaggctgcAGCTTTATGAATGtcgcagtgcagcagcagcgtggTGCCTGATTGTGCAGGAGCTGTTATTCCATGCACTGAGCtggacaggcagcagctggagctgggctgctggcgggctgccctgtgccacgGGCTGCTTGAGTCCCTCCTTGGTATAAACTCCACTGATCGCTGCCGATCCTCTGGAATCCACTTAGGACAAAACCTGGCTGAGAAcatctctgctcttctgcagacTGGCATGTGAGGGGCAGGCACAGGAGAGATGTCTCTCACATTTGGGAGTTGTCTCTGGAGGGCGAGTTTTGGCCCTGGAAGGTGTCTTATTGCTGTGAagtttttccagctgcagtcAGGAGCTCCAGGAGATAGatccctgcagggctgtggcacagATCCTGCTCCCTCAACGTGGAGGGAGTGATGTGCATTGCAGGGGTGAGGATCTCATCTGGTTCCAATTTAAGGGAGAAACAGGCTTGATGGCGCTGGGACATATGGCTCCCATTATGGCAAGGCTTTGCAGGTCACGCAGAGAGAATCAGACTTCTTCAATGAGCTGCTGGCGACTGTGTATTTGAAACGCCAGGATGGTGCATTTTTGCGGGGGCAAAGACTGGCTCTTCCCAGTGATTTGGCAAGTGTGTGGGGCATTGGAGACTGGCAGGATATAACCAGTGGCTGCAGTGATAGGGGGGAGCGTTGCTATCACTGGAGATAAAGGAATAGATCCAGCCAGAAAAAACTCATCAGCACTTTCAAGACAGACAGACCCTTAAAAGCCCAATTCCCCTTGACCTTCCCGATAGATTTATGTCCCCAAGAATGTGCTCATGCTGTCACCATGGGTGTATGACACAAGTGGTATATCTGCAGCACCCCAGTGACTATATAGGTGGGGTTTGGCCAGCAGACATCTTGGCTTGGGCACCACGGCAGCAATCAGCTCTCAGCCTCTGGGAAGGGTCCTCCCATCTCCCAGCCTGGATCTGGCATCTTGGTGCAGCCGAGGGCTGCTGGGTTTTCTCTCCTTTGGCAGCTGATGGGCTCTCGGAGAAGAGATGTGGGGACAAAGTGTGAATTAAGTCCCAGATTTCTATGTCATGGGACCTTCTGACTTTTTGGAAGTCCTTTTTGTTCCAATCTGGAATGAAAACTAAGAAACTCAAACCTGTTGTCAAGAGGTAAAGTGCTCTAATAGGTGAAAGGGACCCTTCAAcccctttattttaaatttaaacactAACCTGGCTTTGTACATCTCGGAACATCTGATGCTATCTTGCAGATCAAAGCCTCCTTGTTTGGTTTGTAATTAAGTGTCAAACTGTTTCCTTGCAACACAAACAGGAGACACTTTGATCTGCAAAGCAAGATGTTTAAGAGCCCTACTAGCAAGGGCTCTTCAAGTTTTAGCAGCACTGTAAAGCAGTGGCATATTTGAAGTCTGATATTGTTTCATATTGAGATTTTCCAAGTTATGGCAGCTGATAGTGTGTGTTACTGTCACACCTGTGCCAGGAGTCACATGAAAACCATCTGAACCAAAACAATAGCAAGCTGAAGAATCAAACTCGTAATTTTTCTAAACAGTTTCCAAAgcagttgttggttttttcccccttttccagAGGGCTTGTTTCCATGGGAAATGTTACTGGAGTCAATGTGAGCTTTCCACAAAATGTCAGCTCGTCTGAAAGATTTGCAGCAGCGAAttgttttttggggaaaaaaatcccatgatTCTGGGTCATTCAGCTGGAGagtgctgcctgtgctcctgctcCCTTGGTCTTGCTTTTTCCTGGCCCTTTGAACCTGCGTGTCATTCTGTGAGGGCTATCTGGGGGTGTCTCTGCAGGCACCGGTTTTGATTTGCTCAGGCTAGAGCTGCTCATGCGTCTCTCCCTGCAGGCTCAGCGCTGGCGCAATGAGAACTACGAGAGGCCCGTGGACCTGGAGGGCTCGGGGGATGATGACCCCTTTGGGGACGATGAACTGGATGATGTCTACTCAGGCTCTGGCTCAGGGTGTAAGTAGCTGTAGGGTTCCTGGGGAAGGGTCCCTAGGGAGCCTGTCTGTGGGTTTTGATGGGACTAGAGAGGGGGCTTGCCATGGGATGTGAAGGAGGATATCGCCCCTTATCCACCTCCGGAGCTGCCTTCCTGCCCTTCCTAGACAAAAGCAAAGGGAACTGTCCTGAAGGTTGGGCTCAGGTGGCTCTGTTTCCCATTTAAGTCTCTGGCCCTGATGGTCAGGATtagccctgccccagcacaatGGCATGTGCCATGTTATATGTTATGTTTCATTGAACCCAGAGAGGGGCTTCAGCCACCGCATGGCATTTACAGCCCTCGGTTTCTGCTGAACCCAGAACCAGTCCATGCTCTCATTTTTTTGGAGGGTGAGGCCAGGTGCATGTCAGCCCTCAGAaatgctggggcagcagcagcttcaccCTTTGCTGTTCTTCCCCTCTTTCAGATTTTGAGCAGGAGTCGGGACTCGAGACAACAGTTAGCCTCACCACGGACACATCTGTCACGCTCcccaccacagcagctgtgctgcccatCACCTCGGTGCAGCCTGTGGCAACCCCCTTTGAACCTTTCCCTGCTGAGGACACCACCCCCGAGCAGGCAACCAGTCTCTTGTATATCCCCAGGATGACAAAGGCACCAGTGAtccccagctggaaagcaatCACGACCAGTACCACTGCCAGAGACTCCCCTAccaccacaaccaccaccacgGCCAGCACCACTACCACTGTGGCCAcgaccaccaccagcaccaccatggccactgccaagcccaccaccaTCTGGATATTCCTGCCCCCTTTCATCACCAAGGCATCCACCACCCAGGCCACGACCCTGGAGACACCCACCACCTCCACCCTCGAAACCAGCACACCAACAGAGGTGGCCACATCATGGCTTGTCCCCACCAGCACACCCAAGCCCAGGTCCCTGCCAAAACCAACCACCTCCAGGACTGCAGACCTCACAGAAAAAAGCACTGCTTTTCCATCCAGTCCTACCATGCTGCCGCCCACAGAAGCCCCCCAGGTAGGAGGCAGGAGCCCTTCTCACCTGCTAAAGGGCTTGTGGGTCATGTTTGAAGCCAAGTGATGGTGATGGGAAACCTTTGGGGTTGATCTGTCCTTAGCCAGTTGCTCAGAGGGAGGTCAAGCCAGGTTGggctcttcccagctctgcagagagtgGAACATttggggagctggagaggggagATTAAAGGGAGGGGGGCGGTTATCATGGGCACAGCCTGGTGATGGGGCTGGTGTGGAGCTGATGGGGGCACCTAGGGGTATGCCACGTGTTCCTGGTTTCCCTGGCTCTGCCTTGCCCAGCTGCTCCAGAGCAGCTTCcccaggcaggaggggagcagggctgggggtacCACCACCTTACAGGGAAAGAGTGGCTTTCCTCTGGCTTTGGTGTCTGGGCTCATCAGACCATTTCCCAACTTGCAGCCTGTTAGTGGGAGGCCCAAATGCTCTGAAATTATGACTTGATGGTGCATTTCCAGCCCGCTGGGTGTCCTGAGCAGGGGATTTAATCCGCTGATCCATCTCTCTTTCAGAGCCCCTCAGGGACCCTTTGAAAACTACTTTGAGTGAAAGGTGGAGTGATTTGTCTAAACTAGTCCCTCTTTTCTGCGTATATATAGTATGTATAGTGCTCTGGGCTCTTGCTGACCTTCAATTAATCTGTCACAAAAACGCCTGCCTGTGGGAAGCAGTGAGCCACGCGCTTGTGCTGGGGGCAGCGTGACACTGAGAGGGCTCCTACTCACCCGGCTTCATCCTATCAAGCACTTTGCTCATCCCAAATTGTAACATCCCAAGGCAGAGGTGGAGGGAGCTGTTTGCCCCGTGAAGGAGGGATCCTAGGGAGGTTTTGCTCGAGGATGCTCAGTGTG
It encodes the following:
- the SDC3 gene encoding syndecan-3, producing MPGEVPPPAPRGLRSLAVLLPLLLLLNGRAALAQRWRNENYERPVDLEGSGDDDPFGDDELDDVYSGSGSGYFEQESGLETTVSLTTDTSVTLPTTAAVLPITSVQPVATPFEPFPAEDTTPEQATSLLYIPRMTKAPVIPSWKAITTSTTARDSPTTTTTTTASTTTTVATTTTSTTMATAKPTTIWIFLPPFITKASTTQATTLETPTTSTLETSTPTEVATSWLVPTSTPKPRSLPKPTTSRTADLTEKSTAFPSSPTMLPPTEAPQMEPGEVTTVLDNELEVPVSSGPSGDFEIREEEETTRPELGNEVMAVVTPPSGRVLGKNAEPGMIDNTIDSGNSAAQLPQKNILERKEVLIAVIVGGVVGALFAAFLVMLLIYRMKKKDEGSYTLEEPKQANVTYQKPDKQEEFYA